From a single Verrucomicrobiota bacterium genomic region:
- a CDS encoding metallophosphoesterase family protein — MTCRLIHIPPKPTKLGSCDLLLHGHTHVPREEMIAGVRVLNPGTIGKANNGGSAELCLAGISRRQGSRVAH, encoded by the coding sequence GTGACCTGCCGACTCATCCATATCCCGCCGAAACCGACGAAACTGGGAAGCTGCGACCTTCTCCTCCATGGCCACACCCATGTCCCCCGTGAAGAAATGATAGCCGGGGTGCGGGTACTCAATCCCGGAACCATCGGCAAAGCAAACAATGGGGGCTCCGCCGAGCTATGCCTGGCTGGAATTAGTAGAAGGCAAGGATCCCGAGTGGCACATTAA